A genomic stretch from Deltaproteobacteria bacterium PRO3 includes:
- the hprK gene encoding HPr(Ser) kinase/phosphatase, which translates to MISIQVAELIKDSEYHLNLELVAGKQGLLKKITIPRIQKPGLALTGDTSNLHSGRLQVLGKSEISYLNGLPEKKLRSVVEKICKIDLSAMVITRGNPVPDILVEEAEKNSIPLFSTNLLTSTFINRITKFLEDKLTASTNVHGVLMDVFGVGIMIIGKSGIGKSEAALDLILRGHRLVADDVVEIKKKPPSTLSGMSSEIIKYHMEIRGLGIINIEDLFGVAAIRDRKVIDIVVELVDWDPKAEYDRLGMEEQTYPILDVRVPYLKIPVRPGRNVTTIIEVAARNHLLKQRGHFSAQEFDEKLSQDLQARDKLNKTLWNSLE; encoded by the coding sequence ATGATCTCGATCCAGGTCGCGGAACTGATCAAGGACAGCGAATACCACCTCAACCTCGAACTGGTCGCGGGCAAGCAGGGCTTGCTCAAGAAGATCACCATCCCCCGCATCCAAAAGCCGGGCCTGGCCTTGACCGGAGACACCTCCAACCTCCACTCGGGCCGGCTTCAAGTCCTGGGCAAGTCCGAGATCAGCTACCTGAACGGACTCCCCGAGAAGAAACTCCGCTCGGTGGTCGAGAAGATCTGCAAAATCGACCTCTCCGCCATGGTCATCACCCGCGGCAACCCGGTGCCGGACATCCTGGTCGAGGAGGCCGAGAAGAATTCCATCCCGCTGTTTTCGACGAACCTCCTCACCAGCACCTTCATCAACCGGATCACGAAATTCCTCGAGGACAAGCTCACCGCCTCGACCAACGTCCACGGCGTCCTGATGGACGTCTTCGGCGTCGGCATCATGATCATCGGCAAGAGCGGTATCGGCAAGAGCGAGGCCGCCTTGGACCTCATCCTGCGCGGCCACCGCCTGGTCGCCGACGACGTGGTCGAGATCAAGAAAAAGCCGCCCTCCACCCTCTCCGGCATGTCGAGCGAGATCATCAAGTACCACATGGAGATTCGCGGCCTAGGTATCATTAATATTGAAGATTTGTTCGGCGTCGCGGCGATCCGCGACCGCAAGGTCATCGACATCGTGGTCGAGCTGGTCGACTGGGACCCCAAGGCGGAATACGACCGCCTGGGCATGGAAGAGCAGACCTATCCCATCCTCGACGTCCGAGTGCCCTATCTCAAGATCCCCGTGCGGCCGGGCCGCAACGTCACGACCATCATCGAGGTGGCGGCGCGCAACCACCTGCTCAAGCAACGCGGGCACTTCAGCGCCCAGGAGTTCGACGAGAAGCTCTCCCAGGACCTGCAGGCCCGCGACAAGCTCAACAAGACCCTCTGGAACTCCCTCGAGTGA
- the rapZ gene encoding RNase adapter RapZ, whose protein sequence is MELPRVKSKKSHRPRWILVTGLSGAGKTTALKVLEDEGYFSIDNLPLALLPQLLAMLKKSPRHFPKVVLGMDARERGFLDSYAEVLNALREAGIKPEILFFESRPEALVRRYSESRRPHPLGRRGSLTKAIAEERRRLAPLREIATKVFDTSESNIHSLKLALRRYLHGSLRKARFSVQLLSFGFKNGIPPEADLVFDVRCFQNPYFVPALKRLDGRSRPVQKFVLEQRAAKVFLNHTLRLLKFLFPLYQKEGKAQLTVAVGCTGGRHRSVSVVEALEKKLKDRRWDLHKSHRDVAQG, encoded by the coding sequence CTGGAACTCCCTCGAGTGAAATCCAAAAAAAGCCATCGACCGCGTTGGATCCTGGTCACCGGGCTCTCGGGCGCGGGCAAGACCACCGCCCTCAAGGTCCTCGAGGACGAGGGCTATTTCAGCATCGACAACCTGCCCCTGGCCCTCCTGCCCCAGCTCTTGGCCATGCTGAAGAAGTCCCCCCGCCACTTCCCCAAGGTGGTCCTGGGCATGGACGCGCGCGAGCGGGGCTTCCTCGACTCCTACGCCGAGGTGCTCAACGCCCTGCGCGAGGCTGGGATCAAGCCGGAGATCCTGTTCTTCGAAAGCCGCCCCGAGGCCCTGGTGCGGCGCTACTCCGAGAGCCGCCGGCCGCACCCCCTGGGGAGGCGGGGTTCGCTGACCAAGGCCATCGCCGAGGAGCGGCGACGCCTGGCGCCCCTGCGCGAGATCGCCACCAAGGTCTTCGACACCAGCGAGTCGAACATCCACAGCCTCAAGCTGGCCCTGCGCCGCTACCTGCACGGCTCGCTGCGCAAGGCCCGGTTTTCGGTGCAGCTGCTCTCCTTCGGCTTCAAAAACGGCATCCCCCCCGAGGCCGACCTGGTCTTCGACGTCCGCTGCTTCCAAAACCCCTATTTCGTCCCGGCCCTGAAGAGGCTTGACGGTCGCTCCCGCCCCGTTCAAAAATTCGTGCTTGAACAAAGGGCGGCGAAGGTGTTCTTGAACCACACGCTTCGTTTGTTGAAATTCTTGTTCCCCTTGTACCAGAAGGAGGGCAAGGCCCAGCTCACCGTCGCCGTTGGCTGCACGGGAGGTCGGCACCGCTCGGTAAGCGTCGTGGAGGCCCTCGAAAAGAAATTGAAAGACCGCCGCTGGGACCTGCACAAGTCCCACCGCGACGTCGCTCAAGGTTAG
- a CDS encoding HPr family phosphocarrier protein, whose amino-acid sequence MVAEKDLLIKNKLGLHARAAAQLVKTANRFSSEVKVEKDRNTVNGKSIMGVLTLAATCGSTVKVKCEGSDAVEALAAIEQLIDAKFNEAE is encoded by the coding sequence ATGGTCGCCGAAAAAGATCTGTTGATCAAAAACAAACTAGGACTCCACGCCCGCGCCGCCGCCCAGCTGGTCAAGACCGCCAACCGCTTCTCCAGCGAGGTCAAGGTCGAGAAGGACCGCAACACGGTCAACGGCAAGAGCATCATGGGCGTCCTCACGCTGGCCGCGACCTGCGGCAGCACGGTCAAGGTGAAGTGCGAGGGCTCCGACGCCGTCGAGGCCCTCGCGGCCATCGAACAATTGATCGACGCCAAATTCAACGAGGCCGAATAG
- the ptsP gene encoding phosphoenolpyruvate--protein phosphotransferase, with protein MKTDRKKPKKPAQGLELAGIVASPGICIGEAFVLEKTSLNLPRYWVNNKEIQPEIDRFHKALAKAKVEMERIKDKLCKFDGKEQIHILEAYSMILQDEMLTQNTVQSIKNEHINAEWALYKNLEKVKTVFQDVAEGHFRERTSDLDYIGERILSHLAGKSEDLFKNIPPASIIVAHDLSPAEAAQLIKFKIKGIVTEIGGKTSHTAIISRALEIPAVVGCAGVTQRAHSGDKMIVDGGNGIVILNPSPKQEKEFEANRLHENALQKVLLKDIHLPAETRDGYRVRLAANMELTEEIHSIKEHGAEGVGLYRTEFLFLNRKQPPTEEEHFENYKKVLKSIYPHYTTIRTLDIGGDKIPTNHNYETETNPALGLRAIRFCFKEKQIFKTQLRAMLRASVYGKLKILLPMITDLEELRKAKNILEEVKHDLERDKVDYDPRVKVGIMIEVPSAVMVADELAREVDFFSIGTNDLIQYTLAIDRGNENVAYLYRPLHPAVLRMLRMAIDAAHREQIEVSVCGEMAGEPLFILILLGFGLNELSMNALSIPKAKKIIRSVDYTAARALLEKTLLMRTATEMASFVKRELHQLLGENFKEYSLQSP; from the coding sequence ATGAAAACCGACCGCAAAAAGCCGAAAAAGCCCGCACAGGGCCTGGAACTGGCGGGCATCGTCGCCTCGCCGGGCATCTGCATCGGCGAGGCCTTCGTCCTCGAGAAGACCAGCCTCAACCTGCCGCGCTACTGGGTCAACAACAAGGAAATCCAGCCCGAGATCGACCGCTTCCATAAGGCCCTGGCCAAGGCCAAGGTCGAGATGGAGCGCATCAAGGACAAGCTCTGCAAGTTCGACGGGAAAGAGCAGATCCACATCCTCGAGGCCTACAGCATGATCCTCCAGGACGAGATGCTCACCCAAAACACCGTCCAGTCGATCAAGAACGAGCACATCAACGCCGAGTGGGCCCTCTACAAGAACCTCGAGAAGGTGAAGACGGTCTTCCAGGACGTCGCCGAGGGCCACTTCCGCGAGCGCACCAGCGACCTCGACTACATTGGCGAGCGCATTCTGAGCCACTTGGCCGGCAAGTCCGAGGACCTGTTCAAAAACATCCCCCCGGCTTCGATCATCGTGGCCCACGACCTCTCGCCCGCCGAGGCCGCGCAGCTCATCAAGTTCAAGATCAAGGGCATCGTCACCGAGATCGGCGGCAAGACCAGCCACACCGCGATCATCTCGCGGGCCCTCGAGATCCCGGCGGTGGTCGGCTGCGCCGGCGTCACCCAGCGCGCCCACAGCGGTGATAAAATGATCGTCGACGGCGGCAACGGCATCGTCATCCTCAACCCCAGCCCCAAGCAGGAAAAGGAATTCGAGGCCAACCGCCTGCACGAAAACGCCCTGCAGAAGGTCCTGCTGAAAGACATCCACCTGCCGGCCGAGACCCGCGACGGCTACCGGGTGCGCTTGGCCGCCAACATGGAGCTCACCGAGGAGATCCATTCGATCAAAGAGCACGGCGCCGAGGGCGTCGGCCTCTATCGCACCGAATTCCTCTTCCTCAACCGCAAGCAGCCCCCGACCGAGGAGGAGCACTTCGAAAACTACAAGAAGGTGCTCAAGTCGATCTACCCACACTACACGACCATCCGTACCCTGGACATCGGCGGCGACAAGATCCCGACCAACCACAACTACGAGACCGAGACCAATCCCGCGCTAGGCTTGCGCGCGATCCGCTTCTGCTTCAAGGAAAAACAGATCTTCAAGACCCAGCTGCGGGCCATGCTTCGGGCCAGCGTCTACGGCAAGCTCAAGATCCTCCTGCCGATGATCACCGACCTCGAGGAGCTTAGGAAGGCGAAGAACATCCTCGAGGAGGTGAAGCACGACCTGGAGCGCGACAAGGTCGACTACGACCCGCGGGTCAAGGTTGGCATCATGATCGAGGTGCCCTCGGCGGTGATGGTCGCCGACGAGCTGGCGCGGGAGGTGGACTTCTTCAGCATCGGCACCAATGACCTCATCCAGTACACGCTGGCGATCGACCGGGGCAACGAGAACGTCGCCTACCTCTACCGCCCCCTGCACCCCGCCGTCCTGCGCATGCTGCGCATGGCGATCGACGCCGCCCACCGCGAGCAGATCGAGGTCAGCGTCTGCGGCGAGATGGCCGGCGAGCCCCTTTTCATCCTGATCCTGCTCGGCTTCGGCTTAAACGAGCTCTCGATGAACGCCCTCTCCATCCCCAAGGCCAAAAAGATCATCCGCTCGGTCGATTACACCGCCGCCCGGGCCCTTTTGGAAAAAACCCTCCTGATGCGCACGGCCACCGAGATGGCCAGCTTCGTCAAACGCGAGCTGCACCAGCTACTGGGCGAAAATTTCAAGGAATATTCCCTCCAATCGCCTTGA
- a CDS encoding methionine adenosyltransferase — protein sequence MNNSKYLFSSESVTEGHPDKIADQISDAVLDAILAKDTKARVACETLVKTGFAMVAGEITTTATVDFSEIVRKTIKEIGYDDSRKGFDYETCGVLVAIDKQSPDISQGVTEGEGLFKEQGAGDQGLMFGYATDETPEFMPAPIDFAHRLTLKLAELRKNGTLPWLRPDGKSQVTIEYDGDKVVRIDTVVLSTQHSPEVEHKTIQEALIEQVAKKCLPAELLDKNTRFLINPTGRFVIGGPQGDCGLTGRKIIVDTYGGMGHHGGGAFSGKDPSKVDRSACYMARYIAKNIVAAKLAKRAEVQIAYAIGFPDPVSVMVNTYGTSEIPGDKLTQAVREVFQLKPAGLIRELNLLRPIYQKTAAYGHFGRNDPDFHWEKTDKVAALKKVLNF from the coding sequence ATGAATAATTCCAAATACTTGTTTTCTTCCGAATCCGTGACCGAGGGCCACCCCGACAAGATCGCCGATCAGATCTCCGACGCCGTGCTCGACGCCATCCTGGCCAAGGACACCAAGGCCCGCGTCGCCTGCGAGACCTTGGTGAAGACCGGCTTCGCGATGGTCGCCGGCGAGATCACCACCACCGCCACCGTCGACTTCTCCGAGATCGTCCGCAAGACGATCAAAGAGATCGGCTACGACGACAGCCGCAAGGGCTTCGACTACGAGACCTGCGGCGTCCTGGTCGCCATCGACAAGCAGTCGCCGGACATCTCCCAAGGCGTCACCGAGGGCGAAGGGCTCTTCAAAGAGCAGGGCGCGGGCGACCAGGGCTTGATGTTCGGCTACGCGACCGACGAGACGCCCGAGTTCATGCCGGCGCCGATCGACTTCGCGCACCGCCTCACGCTAAAATTGGCCGAGCTGCGCAAAAACGGTACCCTGCCCTGGCTGCGCCCCGACGGCAAATCCCAGGTCACCATCGAGTACGACGGCGACAAGGTGGTCCGGATCGACACGGTGGTCTTGAGCACTCAGCACAGCCCCGAGGTCGAGCACAAGACGATCCAGGAGGCCCTGATCGAGCAGGTCGCCAAGAAGTGCCTGCCCGCGGAGCTTTTGGACAAGAACACGCGCTTCCTGATCAACCCCACCGGGCGTTTTGTCATCGGCGGGCCGCAGGGCGACTGCGGTCTGACGGGCCGCAAGATCATCGTCGACACCTACGGCGGCATGGGCCACCACGGCGGCGGCGCCTTCAGCGGCAAGGACCCCTCCAAGGTCGACCGCTCGGCCTGCTATATGGCGCGCTACATCGCCAAGAACATCGTCGCCGCCAAGCTGGCCAAACGGGCCGAGGTGCAGATCGCCTACGCGATTGGTTTCCCCGATCCGGTCAGCGTGATGGTCAACACCTACGGCACCAGCGAGATCCCGGGCGACAAACTTACCCAGGCGGTGCGCGAGGTGTTTCAGCTGAAGCCCGCGGGCCTGATCCGCGAGTTGAACCTGCTGCGGCCCATCTACCAAAAGACCGCCGCCTACGGGCATTTCGGCCGCAACGATCCCGACTTCCACTGGGAGAAGACGGACAAGGTCGCGGCCTTGAAGAAAGTTTTAAATTTCTAA
- a CDS encoding adenosylhomocysteinase, whose protein sequence is MNSDIRDKSLSNKGKLRMEWAERDMPVLRQIKQRFHNEKPLKGLKIAACLHVTTETGNLMVTLKEGGADVTLCASNPLSTQDDLAAALVVEYGIPVFAIKGEDKETYYKHITQALEFGPHMTMDDGADLVSYIHTEGVALLPNILGGTEETTTGVIRLKSMARDKALKYPIIAVNNADTKHFFDNRYGTGQSTLDGILRATNRLFAGSSFVVAGYGYCGRGLAERARGMGAKVIVTEVNPLRALEAVMDGYQVMPMEQAAALGDFFVTVTGNKGVIRKEHFEVMKDGAVVANSGHFNVEIDIPALEELAKGKREIRDFVDEYSLPGNRKVYLLGEGRLINLASAEGHPSQVMDMSFANQALCAEYMAKNHKTLEKQVYDVPKPIDTEISRLKLKALGVKIDVLSPEQERYLASWQEGT, encoded by the coding sequence ATGAACTCCGACATCCGCGACAAAAGCTTAAGCAACAAAGGCAAGCTCCGCATGGAATGGGCCGAGCGCGACATGCCCGTCCTGCGCCAGATCAAGCAGCGCTTTCACAACGAGAAGCCCCTGAAGGGCCTCAAGATCGCCGCCTGCCTCCACGTCACGACCGAGACGGGCAATCTGATGGTCACGCTTAAAGAGGGCGGCGCCGACGTCACGCTCTGCGCCAGCAACCCGCTTTCGACGCAAGACGATCTGGCCGCGGCCCTGGTCGTCGAGTACGGTATTCCCGTCTTCGCGATCAAGGGCGAGGACAAAGAGACCTACTACAAGCACATCACCCAGGCCCTCGAGTTCGGCCCCCACATGACGATGGACGACGGCGCCGACCTGGTCAGCTACATCCACACCGAGGGCGTCGCCCTGCTGCCCAATATCCTCGGCGGCACGGAAGAGACCACCACCGGCGTCATCCGCCTGAAGAGCATGGCCCGCGACAAGGCCCTCAAATACCCGATCATCGCGGTCAACAACGCCGACACCAAGCATTTCTTCGACAACCGCTACGGAACCGGCCAATCCACGCTGGACGGCATTTTGCGGGCGACCAACCGGCTCTTCGCCGGCTCCTCCTTCGTCGTCGCGGGCTACGGCTACTGCGGCCGCGGCCTGGCCGAGCGCGCCCGCGGCATGGGCGCCAAGGTGATCGTCACCGAGGTCAACCCGCTGCGCGCCCTCGAGGCGGTGATGGACGGCTACCAGGTGATGCCCATGGAGCAGGCCGCCGCGCTGGGCGACTTCTTCGTCACCGTCACCGGCAACAAGGGCGTGATCCGCAAGGAGCACTTCGAGGTCATGAAGGACGGGGCGGTGGTGGCCAACAGCGGCCACTTCAACGTCGAGATCGACATCCCGGCCCTGGAAGAGCTGGCCAAGGGCAAGCGCGAGATCCGCGACTTCGTCGATGAGTACAGCCTGCCGGGCAACCGCAAGGTCTACCTCTTGGGCGAAGGCCGACTGATCAACCTGGCCAGCGCCGAGGGACACCCCAGCCAGGTCATGGACATGAGCTTCGCCAACCAGGCCCTCTGCGCCGAGTACATGGCGAAGAACCACAAGACCCTCGAGAAGCAGGTCTACGACGTGCCCAAGCCGATCGACACCGAGATCTCCCGGCTGAAGCTGAAGGCCCTGGGGGTCAAGATCGACGTGTTGAGCCCCGAGCAGGAGCGGTATCTCGCCAGCTGGCAAGAAGGAACATAG
- a CDS encoding GGDEF domain-containing protein — translation MIQLHRKLFIAALIAGIGLLHYSCQLYLVQHTKLHNVFLTFLYVPILLSAFWWGLRGGGLVGLVCAAINLIELARWWNPNDDYHYNRLAQPILFVFLGLLLGALVDRERRAKHEKRLAEERAQQEFQKAIQDPLTLAYNRRHLDKTLGEFWNMAREGGAPFSLLMIDLNNFKTINDRFGHAVGDRVLQSTVHNVFNNTRKTDMVFRYGGDEFLLLLPMTRGEFALNLANRLREEFSKLTFRGPDRETLKADFSIGVIEYKPELQSLQEMFQKLDEALYRAKKEISRISLAS, via the coding sequence TTGATCCAGCTGCACCGCAAGCTCTTCATCGCCGCCCTGATCGCCGGCATCGGGCTTTTGCACTATTCCTGCCAGCTCTACCTGGTCCAGCACACCAAGCTGCACAACGTCTTCCTGACCTTCCTCTACGTCCCGATCCTCCTCTCCGCCTTCTGGTGGGGCCTGCGCGGGGGCGGGCTCGTCGGCCTGGTCTGCGCCGCGATCAACTTGATCGAATTGGCCCGCTGGTGGAACCCCAACGACGACTACCACTACAACCGCCTCGCCCAACCCATCCTCTTCGTCTTCCTGGGCCTATTGCTCGGCGCCCTGGTCGACCGCGAGCGCCGCGCCAAGCATGAAAAGCGCCTCGCCGAGGAGCGGGCCCAGCAAGAATTCCAAAAGGCCATACAAGACCCGCTGACCCTAGCCTACAACCGCCGCCACCTCGACAAGACCCTGGGCGAGTTTTGGAACATGGCCCGCGAGGGCGGCGCGCCCTTCTCGCTGCTGATGATCGACTTGAACAATTTCAAGACGATCAACGACCGCTTCGGCCACGCGGTGGGCGACCGGGTGCTGCAATCGACCGTCCACAACGTCTTCAACAACACCCGCAAGACCGACATGGTCTTCCGCTATGGCGGCGACGAATTTCTCCTCCTGCTGCCCATGACCCGGGGCGAATTCGCCCTCAACCTGGCCAACCGCCTGCGCGAGGAGTTCTCCAAGCTCACCTTCCGCGGCCCGGACCGCGAGACCCTGAAGGCGGACTTCAGCATTGGGGTGATCGAGTACAAACCCGAGCTCCAAAGTCTCCAAGAAATGTTCCAGAAACTGGACGAGGCCTTGTACCGGGCCAAAAAAGAAATCTCTCGAATTTCGCTGGCCAGCTGA